The following nucleotide sequence is from Gemmatimonadota bacterium.
GCTGACCGAGTCGCTGCTGCTGGGCGTGATCGGCGGCATCGTCGGCCTGGGCGTCGCGGTACTCACACTGCGTGGCATGACGGCGATCCTGCCCCAGCAGGCGACGTCGACCTTCGAGCCGCACCTCGATGTCACTGTGATCGCCTTCACCGGCATCCTGGCCGTGGTTACCGGATTGCTCTTCGGACTCTTCCCGGCGCTCCACGCGACCCGCCCCGATCTGATCTCGACCATTCGTGAGCAGGGTGGCCAGCCCTCTGGCGGTCGCGCGGCCACTCGCTGGCGCACGACGCTCGCGACGGCACAGGTCGCCCTCGCGATGGCGCTGCTCGGCTCGGCCGGACTCTTCGCCAAGAGCCTCGCCAATGTCACCAGGCTCGATCTGGGCGTGAAGGTGGATCAGGTGGTCACCTTCGGCATCTCGCCCGAACTCAACGGCTATACCCCCGAACGGTCGCTGGCCTTTTTCCAGCGGCTCGAAGATGGACTCGCCCAGACGCCGGGCATCTCCGGCGTGGCCGCAGCGATGGTTCCCTTGATGGCCGGGAGCAACTGGGGGAACGACGCGCACGTTGAAGGTTTCCCGAAGGGGCCTGACGTCGACAATAACTCGCGCTACAACGAGGTTGGCCCGGGGTACTTCAACACCGTCGGGATGAAGATCCTGAGTGGTCGTGAGTTCACGCGCAGCGATGTGCTCGGTGCCCCGAAGGTCGCCATCATCAATCAGGCCTTCGCGCGCAAGTTCAAGCTTGGTGCGAACCCGATCGGCAAGCGGATGGATCAGGGCAATGACAGTCTCGATATTGAAATCATCGGACTGATTCAGGATGCGAAATACAGCGACGTCAAGGCAGAGGTCCCGCCGGTCTTCTTCATTCCGTACATGCAGGACAAGCGGGTGGGGTCGCTCAATTTCTACGTGAAGGGCGGGGCCGACCCGAAGGCGATGATGCCGGTCATCAACCGGGTCGTGCGACAGCTCGACCAGAACCTGCCGGTCGAGCAACTCAAGACGATGCCGCAGCAGATCCAGGACAACATCTTCCTTGATCGTTTCATCTCGATCTTCTCGGCGACGTTCGCGCTGCTCGCCACAATCCTGGCCGCCGTCGGCCTCTATGGCGTGCTTTCGTACACGGTGTCGCAACGGACTCGCGAGTTTGGTGTCCGGATGGCGCTCGGTGCCGATCCGGGCAGGGTCCGGATGCTGGTGCTGCGTCAGGTCGGGATGATGACGCTGATCGGTGCCGTAATCGGCCTGGTGGCTGCGATTGGCCTGGGCCGCGTGGCGCAGTCAATTCTGTACAAGATGGAAGGTGCCGATCCCGTGGTCCTGGTCGGTGCCGTGGGAGTGCTGGCGGTCGTTGCGCTCGGGGCGGGACTCGTCCCGGCGTATCGGGCCTCCCGGCTCGATCCCGTGAAAGCCCTGCGGTACGACTGAACGGGGTGAAACTCCGGAGTGTATTGGAGTCGTCAGGAAGGACGGGCGGGGGTGCGAAAAGGCGCCTCCGCCCGTACCCTTGATAGTCCGGGCTCGTCCCCACTCCTCTTCCTGTCTGAGGGTCTCCGCATCATGTACCAATCGCACAGCGCCCGCCTCGTCTCCGCTCTGGCCAGCGCGACCTTGTTTGCTGCAGTCGCCGTGCTTCCGGTGGCAGGGCAGGATGTCGGGGCGAATGCATCGCCCGCGATGCTCCGGAGCGAATACCTGAGCAACATGAAGGATGTGGAGGAGAAGGTCGTCGGATTGGCCGAGGCGTTTCCGGAAGAGAAGTACGCGTGGCGGCCGGCGCCCGGAGTGCGCTCTGTCTCCGAGGTCCTGATGCACATTGCCTCGGAGCACTACGTCTACATGCCGATGACGGTGGGGGCGGCGCCACCGGCAGACCTCAATATGGGGACCGGCAAGGCCGCTCTCACTGCGCTCGAGAAAGTCACTGCCAAGGCCGAGGTGATCCGCCACCTGAAGGCGTCTTTCGCGTACCAGCGGACGGTGCTTGAGACGGCGGACGCGAAGATCGCCTCCGGGAAGATTGTCTCGTTTGGTCAGGAGCACAGTGTCGCCAACCTGTTCAACGAATACATCGCCGACCAGCACGAGCATCTGGGCCAGCTGATCGCCTATGCCCGGATGAACGGGGTGGTGCCGCCCTGGTCGAAGAAGTCGAACTAGATCTGCACAACAATCCGGCCCGGGCAGGCGTAGTACTCCTGTCCGGGCCATCTCTATTCCGGCCCACGCCTCGGGGTCGTTTCTGGCACAATTCGTGGAATCCATCGCAACGGCGCTGTTCAAGTATTCCCCCAGGCAATTCTCCCAGGGGGAAGTGACCTTCTCGCCCGTCGTCC
It contains:
- a CDS encoding DinB family protein, whose translation is MYQSHSARLVSALASATLFAAVAVLPVAGQDVGANASPAMLRSEYLSNMKDVEEKVVGLAEAFPEEKYAWRPAPGVRSVSEVLMHIASEHYVYMPMTVGAAPPADLNMGTGKAALTALEKVTAKAEVIRHLKASFAYQRTVLETADAKIASGKIVSFGQEHSVANLFNEYIADQHEHLGQLIAYARMNGVVPPWSKKSN
- a CDS encoding ABC transporter permease, whose translation is MSVGNLKLAFRLLFKTPFVTAVAIASLALGIGANAAIFSLIDQMLLRPLPVVEPDRLVNFKSPGPNPGSQSCSQIGDCDEVFSWPMYLDLQREQKVFTGIAAHVNFGANFAAHGQTVNGDGMLVSGSYFPVLGLVPTLGRLIGPDDAKNPGDGQVAVLSYDYWRGAFGGDANVLDQNVTVNGQSLRIIGVAPRGFSSTSLGVLPKVFVPITMRGSMNPGWKGFDNRRSYWVYLFGRLKPGVAREQAAASINTQYSALLNNVEASLQQGMSEATLVKFKAKKILLDPGSLGQSSVRKQTTTPLSMLFGITGLVLLIACANIANLLLARGASRSGEMAVRLAIGGTRAQLLKQLLTESLLLGVIGGIVGLGVAVLTLRGMTAILPQQATSTFEPHLDVTVIAFTGILAVVTGLLFGLFPALHATRPDLISTIREQGGQPSGGRAATRWRTTLATAQVALAMALLGSAGLFAKSLANVTRLDLGVKVDQVVTFGISPELNGYTPERSLAFFQRLEDGLAQTPGISGVAAAMVPLMAGSNWGNDAHVEGFPKGPDVDNNSRYNEVGPGYFNTVGMKILSGREFTRSDVLGAPKVAIINQAFARKFKLGANPIGKRMDQGNDSLDIEIIGLIQDAKYSDVKAEVPPVFFIPYMQDKRVGSLNFYVKGGADPKAMMPVINRVVRQLDQNLPVEQLKTMPQQIQDNIFLDRFISIFSATFALLATILAAVGLYGVLSYTVSQRTREFGVRMALGADPGRVRMLVLRQVGMMTLIGAVIGLVAAIGLGRVAQSILYKMEGADPVVLVGAVGVLAVVALGAGLVPAYRASRLDPVKALRYD